A genome region from Fodinibius salicampi includes the following:
- a CDS encoding SMP-30/gluconolactonase/LRE family protein yields MKGKIVLTLLLVTLFVTVTVTAQENSLAADNAEVITEGFQFTEGPYWHADGYLLFSDIPANTIYKWTPGSEDSEVYIKPSGHSNGITETAEGHLLLVQHDGLVSKVNDEKELVTLADSYKGQRLNSPNDVTVASNGTIYFTDPPFGVSDEDKELAFSGVYKLVEGEEPELLFDGFDTPNGVVLNREESKIYVNNTSSGDIMVFERAADGTFEDGEQFANVGASSDTGAADGMVVDEEGRVYSTGPGGIFIFSSDGNQVEKIDLPARATNMEWGGNDFATLFITTPSAVYRLPMNVKGVKK; encoded by the coding sequence ATGAAAGGGAAAATAGTTTTAACATTATTGCTGGTTACATTATTCGTTACGGTAACTGTAACAGCCCAGGAAAACTCATTGGCTGCAGATAATGCTGAGGTAATAACAGAAGGGTTCCAGTTTACTGAAGGGCCATATTGGCATGCGGATGGATACCTTCTTTTTAGTGATATTCCGGCAAATACGATATATAAATGGACCCCGGGATCTGAGGATTCAGAGGTTTACATTAAGCCTTCCGGTCATTCAAATGGCATTACGGAAACGGCTGAAGGGCACCTGCTTCTTGTTCAGCATGACGGGTTAGTTTCAAAGGTTAACGATGAGAAAGAACTGGTAACTCTGGCAGATAGTTATAAAGGACAACGTCTAAACAGTCCGAATGACGTGACAGTGGCATCTAATGGCACCATTTATTTTACCGATCCACCTTTCGGAGTAAGTGATGAGGATAAAGAACTAGCCTTTAGTGGAGTTTATAAACTTGTTGAAGGAGAGGAGCCGGAATTGTTGTTCGATGGTTTTGATACTCCAAATGGAGTTGTTTTGAACAGGGAAGAATCAAAAATATATGTAAATAACACCTCTTCCGGAGATATTATGGTTTTTGAAAGGGCTGCGGACGGTACGTTTGAAGATGGAGAGCAATTTGCCAATGTAGGTGCCTCCTCGGATACCGGAGCTGCCGATGGTATGGTAGTTGATGAAGAGGGAAGGGTCTATTCAACCGGACCCGGGGGGATTTTTATATTTTCCTCTGACGGTAACCAAGTTGAAAAGATTGACCTTCCGGCCAGAGCAACAAATATGGAATGGGGCGGAAATGACTTTGCAACTCTCTTTATAACGACTCCCTCAGCGGTTTATCGCCTCCCAATGAATGTGAAAGGGGTTAAGAAATAA
- a CDS encoding cation diffusion facilitator family transporter, giving the protein MASGSKKVIYAALIANAIIAVVKFIAAAITGSSAMFSEGIHTTVDTGNQLMLLLGLKKAKKPADKLHPFGYGKEIYFWSFVVAIMIFAIGAGISIYEGIHSVLDPHPIENAIVSYGVLGAAMVITGIAWYFAWKEFKQVKGNRGYFEAVQKEKNPTTFVVLFEDSAALLGLFVAILGIGLSQWTGMPVFDGIASIVIGLILGTTAAWLAYETKGLLIGESADPRMLKEIEKTLSSYNKIRYVNEVLTLHMGPNFVLLNISVDFQDDISSDQIEVTSTELSKELKSNFPLVKRVFIESEKSNDA; this is encoded by the coding sequence ATGGCATCTGGATCTAAAAAAGTTATTTACGCAGCGCTCATTGCAAATGCCATTATCGCCGTTGTTAAATTTATTGCTGCAGCCATTACCGGAAGCTCAGCCATGTTTTCGGAGGGTATCCACACCACTGTGGATACTGGTAATCAGCTTATGTTATTATTAGGATTAAAAAAAGCCAAGAAGCCAGCTGATAAACTCCACCCTTTTGGCTATGGCAAAGAAATTTATTTTTGGAGTTTTGTTGTAGCAATCATGATATTTGCTATCGGGGCCGGTATCTCTATCTATGAAGGAATCCATAGCGTATTGGATCCACATCCAATTGAAAATGCAATTGTTAGTTACGGAGTTTTGGGGGCAGCCATGGTTATAACAGGAATCGCCTGGTATTTTGCGTGGAAGGAATTCAAGCAGGTAAAGGGGAATCGCGGGTATTTTGAAGCGGTACAAAAAGAAAAGAATCCGACGACTTTTGTAGTACTATTTGAAGATTCTGCTGCACTACTGGGACTTTTTGTAGCTATTTTAGGTATCGGACTTAGCCAATGGACGGGCATGCCTGTTTTTGATGGTATCGCCTCTATTGTTATCGGTCTAATTTTAGGTACCACTGCTGCTTGGCTGGCCTACGAAACGAAGGGACTTCTTATTGGAGAAAGTGCCGATCCGCGGATGCTAAAAGAAATAGAAAAAACGCTCTCTTCTTATAATAAAATCAGGTATGTCAATGAAGTTTTGACACTACATATGGGTCCTAATTTTGTTCTTCTGAATATCAGTGTAGACTTTCAGGATGATATTTCTTCCGATCAAATAGAAGTCACTTCCACAGAGCTTTCAAAAGAGTTAAAAAGTAATTTCCCGCTTGTTAAAAGGGTTTTTATTGAGTCTGAAAAGTCGAACGACGCTTAA
- a CDS encoding acyloxyacyl hydrolase: MCVSNARAQTNSPIDTTEKLDQNDKHQQIKSQELKNRNEFSLWVGFAFDSYRLWGKMPNTKIRSTGIQYNRKLAYKRKLIIKYNLSASLYSKYSYPSSLEEDTRTSLSGFGISPLGFQVNFAGDTNIQPFLNTSAGLMLLNKRFPDIRGKKMNFTFGAGGGIEILLSKSVSLSAGIKYHHLSNGDRGEINPGIDSNLYYTTITIF, translated from the coding sequence TTGTGTGTATCCAATGCACGAGCTCAAACGAATTCACCAATTGATACCACAGAAAAGCTGGATCAAAACGATAAACACCAGCAAATAAAATCACAAGAATTAAAGAATCGGAACGAATTTTCACTTTGGGTTGGTTTTGCATTTGATTCATACCGGTTATGGGGAAAAATGCCTAATACTAAGATTCGTTCTACCGGTATCCAATATAATCGGAAACTGGCTTATAAAAGAAAGCTAATTATCAAATATAATCTCTCAGCAAGCCTCTATTCCAAATATTCTTATCCGAGCTCATTAGAGGAGGATACGCGAACATCTCTGTCGGGATTTGGTATATCCCCATTGGGATTTCAAGTCAATTTTGCTGGAGACACGAATATTCAGCCGTTTCTCAATACTTCGGCAGGACTGATGCTTTTAAATAAGCGCTTCCCCGATATCAGAGGAAAAAAAATGAATTTCACATTCGGAGCGGGTGGCGGAATTGAAATATTACTGTCCAAATCGGTATCATTATCGGCTGGGATAAAATACCATCATCTCTCCAATGGGGACCGGGGCGAAATTAATCCCGGCATCGATTCCAACTTGTATTATACCACTATTACTATATTCTAG
- the msrB gene encoding peptide-methionine (R)-S-oxide reductase MsrB, whose translation MDRYEVFKTEEEWKQILSSGEYRILRGRGTELPFVNEYYDNEKEGIYYCRACGQPLYSSETKYKSGTGWPSFWQPIKSSLVEEKEDNSFFMTRTEIVCSRCGSHLGHVFNDGPEPTGLRYCMNSKALTFKEMDLSDVDVEELSVIEVE comes from the coding sequence ATGGATAGATATGAAGTTTTTAAAACCGAAGAGGAGTGGAAACAGATATTAAGTTCGGGAGAATACCGGATATTGCGTGGGCGTGGTACCGAGTTGCCTTTCGTAAACGAATATTACGATAATGAAAAAGAGGGGATCTATTATTGCAGGGCTTGTGGACAGCCACTCTATTCTTCAGAGACTAAATACAAATCCGGCACAGGTTGGCCCAGTTTTTGGCAACCAATAAAATCTTCCCTTGTAGAGGAAAAGGAAGATAACAGCTTCTTTATGACGAGAACTGAAATAGTATGCTCTCGATGTGGTTCCCATTTGGGGCATGTGTTTAATGATGGACCGGAACCTACGGGACTTCGGTACTGCATGAATTCAAAGGCACTTACTTTTAAAGAAATGGATCTTTCCGATGTGGATGTAGAAGAACTAAGTGTTATTGAGGTGGAGTAA
- a CDS encoding PH domain-containing protein, whose product MNQGSSILQTAEFNPKIKKYLLFYGALILALTIVGIVLIPIWLLIAPRFIDKYFDRLQCQLTTRSLSFQKGIIFHVERTIPLDKIQDLTFREGPLLKAFGLSIFKIETAGNTGQGGSDMTLIGIINAAEFRKKVFDQRDKVTDHSGSKESQESTIKILTEIRDSIARIEQKM is encoded by the coding sequence ATGAATCAAGGATCATCCATTCTACAAACCGCTGAATTCAATCCTAAAATCAAAAAGTACCTACTATTTTACGGAGCACTAATACTTGCCCTCACTATTGTAGGTATCGTACTTATTCCCATCTGGTTGCTTATTGCCCCACGATTTATAGATAAATACTTTGACAGGTTGCAATGCCAGCTTACTACCCGATCATTAAGTTTTCAAAAAGGTATTATTTTTCATGTGGAACGAACAATCCCTCTGGATAAGATTCAGGATTTGACGTTCAGGGAAGGCCCTCTCCTGAAGGCATTTGGACTAAGTATCTTTAAAATTGAAACAGCCGGCAATACTGGTCAGGGAGGCAGTGATATGACTCTTATCGGAATCATAAATGCTGCAGAATTTCGCAAAAAAGTATTTGATCAGCGCGATAAGGTAACCGACCATTCCGGATCGAAGGAAAGTCAAGAGAGTACTATCAAAATATTGACTGAAATACGCGATTCTATAGCGCGCATTGAACAAAAAATGTAA